In Etheostoma spectabile isolate EspeVRDwgs_2016 unplaced genomic scaffold, UIUC_Espe_1.0 scaffold00005835, whole genome shotgun sequence, one genomic interval encodes:
- the LOC116677803 gene encoding olfactory receptor 2K2, whose protein sequence is MENVTMVTPLTEPIIFELEGFYVPPGYGAFFFFLALLNYMVMLLANCVVLCVIVIDKNLHRPMFIMVGHLVVCDMFGATAVLPRLMVHFLTGQRKIAYIPAIAQAFSVHTYGVAAQTILGVMAYDRYIAVCEPLRYHSIMSSARLHSCCALAWLVALLLIAVLFSGHMNTPLCGNFIKHIFCTNRGILGLACSPTPINDIYGLTMSWFVSTGVFLVIAFSYCKILHATVKRGRADSTIRSKAFQTCASHLVVYVLYQIASVVMITSQRFPSISQNFRKFFSVLFIIIPPVINPIIYGLVSKELRVAMRKTNFFKLVPGRAADLHETRYEF, encoded by the exons ATGGAGAACGTAACAATGGTAACTCCTCTCACAGAGCCCATCATTTTCGAGCTGGAGGGCTTCTATGTACCACCAGGCTACGgcgccttcttcttcttcctggcTCTGCTTAACTACATGGTCATGCTGTTGGCAAAttgtgtggtgctgtgtgtcATTGTCATTGACAAGAACCTGCACAGACCCATGTTCATAATGGTTGGTCACCTGGTAGTCTGTGATATGTTTGGGGCCACAGCGGTGCTGCCTCGCCTCATGGTACACTTCCTGACGGGCCAGAGGAAAATCGCCTACATCCCAGCCATCGCCCAGGCCTTCTCTGTGCACACGTACGGCGTCGCAGCGCAGACCATTCTGGGTGTGATGGCCTATGACAG GTACATTGCTGTGTGTGAACCACTCAGGTATCACAGCATCATGTCATCGGCTCGGCTGCACTCCTGCTGCGCCCTGGCCTGGTTGGTCGCTCTGCTGCTTATTGCTGTTCTCTTTTCAGGGCACATGAATACCCCGCTGTGTGGCAATTTCATCAAACACATCTTCTGCACCAACCGTGGTATCCTAGGCCTGGCCTGCAGTCCCACCCCTATAAACGACATTTATG GTCTCACCATGTCCTGGTTTGTGAGTACAGGCGTCTTCCTCGTCATTGCTTTTTCCTACTGTAAAATCCTGCATGCTACTGTGAAACGAGGCCGAGCTGACAGCACCATCCGAAGTAAGGCCTTTCAGACGTGCGCATCGCACCTTGTTGTGTATGTGCTCTACCAAATTGCTTCAGTGGTCATGATTACGAGTCAAAGGTTCCCTTCCATCTCTCAGAATTTTAGGAAGTTCTTCAGCGTCCTTTTCATCATCATCCCACCAGTCATTAACCCCATTATCTACGGACTGGTCAGTAAAGAATTACGTGT